The Coriobacteriia bacterium genome includes the window GGATCCACAGCGCCATGGTTGGCCGGATGTACAGCGACACGCCGAACAGCGCGCCCGCCGCGAGCGCCCATCGCGTATCCAGGTCGTCGCTCCAGCGCACGACGGCGTACACGCTTGCTATCAACACCGCCGTGAAGACCACCTCGGTCAGCAGGTAGGAGTTGGCGAGGGTGAACGGGGGGTACAGGGCGCAGCCGAGCAGCGCGAGCAGCCCGGCGCGCTCCGAGAATCGCCGCCCGAGCAGGTACGCGACCCATGCGACAAGGGTGCTGAGCAGCGCTTGGAGCAAGCGTGTTGCGATTCTGGCCGGCCCGTCGCTAGGGGTCGCCGCCATCACCGCTGCTCGCACAATCGGGTAGCCCGGCATCGTGTAGGCGTTGCGCTCGATTCCGCCGAGAAGTGCGTGTCCGGCTTGTGAGACTCGAAGGACGCCGTCAGAAGTCGTCTCCCAGTAGGACGAAGTCATCGGAGGATAAGCGAACGAGCCGGTCTCAAACACCCGGATCGCGGCCGCCTCGTAGCCTTCTGCGTCGGCGGTCACCGTCGGGATGATGAACAACGCGGCGAGCAGACGTATCGCGAGAACGACGACGAGAATGCCGATCGCGGTGCGAGATGTGCGGTAGGAAGACGCTTGCGGTCCTTGCTGCACGGCACCCCCTCGGCTGTGAACGTCGCGATTCTAGCACCCTCGAACGACTGTCGTCGCAGGTCAACACGTTACGCATGTACGTCGCATGGACCGTCGACTACAAGCCGAAGCGCCCTCCGAAACGAGCGATCGCGGCACGAGGTCCGTCGATGAACATCCAGGCGAGGATGTTGTGCGGCTGATCGTACGGCCACAGCCATACGTGGATGAATGTCAGGTACAGGCCGGCCAGCATACTGGCGACGAACACGGTCACCGCAATCCGTGGCGCAGCGCGCAGCGCCTTCTCGGCAGCGAAGCCCAGCCCGATAGTGAACAAAGGCAGCGAGCCGAGCAGTCTGCGCTGTCCAAACGAGTCGCCTGCCCACCAGTCGGCTGTCACGGAGTTCACGTACGCCTGACCGGCGAATGCGAGCAGCATGACGGCGAGGATCGCAACGGTGTCGTAGTCACGATTGCGGTATCGGTCGGCGATCAGCGCGAGCACCCCCACGAGCCCGACCAGCAGAATCGGGTGGTGCGAGAAGAGGCCGTTGCGACCCGAGAACAGCACCTCCCACACATACGGATGGGCCCAATCGAGGAAGCCCTCGCCTTGCGGCACCGTGCCTGGCGAACCGTAGAGGTAGGTGTTCACCAGCGCCACCGGCGATGCCGTGATCGCCAGGGCCGCAAAGTACGCCAGCAGAGACTTCGCCTGACGGGGTTCATGCCGTCGCAGCCAGAGCCAGCCGAGCAGCACAGAGAAGAGGGCGATGGTGATCACATTCTGAGTCCGTACCAGAATGCACAGTCCGCCCAGCACACCGAGCGCGCCAAGTCGCAGGGGATCCGCCTGCTTGGACCACGTGACGAAGGCGAGCAGGAACGCTGAGTAGGCGAACACGTCGTAGGTGTGGCTCATGGACGGCTCGAAGATCACGTAATACAGCAGGTTCGTCGCGAGCAGTGCCAGTGCGGTCGCCCACGCGGCGGCCCTCGGATCGACGAACCGACGTGTGAGTCTGTAGAGGCACCACAACGCAGCGGTTCCGTACACGACGGCGCTCCACATGACGCCGTACTGGAAGAAGCGGCCCCACGGACTCGGATCGACCCGGACGCCGATCGCAATCAGAATGCTGGCCGCCACTTTGGTTATGAGCGCGAAGGGCAGCCACAGGATTGCGGGCCCCACGGAGAACGGGTTCGACGGCCGCCCCGACACGGGGCTCAGCTCATAGCGCAGGAGGTAGTGGTCGACATCCTGCTCCATCCATGGATACCGGGGAGCTCGATAGTCGTCGGTGAAGTCCAGGTCACCGTCGCCAACCGCGGAGACCAAGAACTGGTAGTAGTACTTTCCGTCGCTCTCGATCTTGTAATGCAGGTTGCGAATCGTACCGGTGCTCGCAAAGAGCGCTGTCAGCGTTGCAAGTACCAGGAGAAATCCCACAATCGGTTTGCGGTACATGGCGACGGGCTCTCCCTCGGCTGTGAACGTCGCGATTCTATCACCCTGCCCTGCACGCTCGAATCCACTCGCGTACAATGGCACGACTATCAGACGCTGCCGAGAGGGGTGCGCACGATGACTCTGCCCGCCGTGGACAAGATCTGGATGGACGGCGAACTTGTCGATTGGGACAAGGCGCAGGTACACGTCCTGACGCACGCCCTTCACTACGGCTCCGGAGTATTCGAGGGCATCCGCTGCTACGCGACCCCCGACGGCCCCGCCGTGTTCAGGCTCACCGAGCACATGGAGCGTTTCGAGCGCTCGGCGAAGATGCTGTTCATGGAACTGGGCTACTCGGTCGACCAGATGGTCGAGGTCGTCAAGGACACCATCCGAGTGAACGACCTTCCGTCCTGCTACATCCGCCCGATTGCATTTCGGGGCTACGGCATCATGGGCCTCGATCCGATTCCCGCCCCCGTCAGCGTCTCGGTCGCGTGCTGGCCGTGGGAGACCTACATGGGCGAGGAGGCGCTGCGTGAGGGCGTCGATGTGGGAATCAGCTCGTGGCGCCAGCGCGGCATCAACTCGATGCCGCCCGCGATCAAGGCGACGGGCAACTACCTGAACTCATCGTTCGCCCGCATCGAGGCGAACCAGCACGGCTACAACGAGGCGATCCTTCTCAACGAGCAGGGTAAGGTCACTGAGGGCACCGGCGAGAACCTCTTCATCGTGCGCGACGGCGTGATCTCGACGCCGCCGGTCTCAGACGGGCTGCTCGAGGGCATCACGCGCGACACGATCATGCAGCTTGCGGTCGATCTCGACTACGACATCGTCGAGGAGTCGCTCGTGCGCACCGACCTCTACACCTGTGACGAGATGTTCATGACGGGCTCGGCGGCCGAAGTCGTGCCGGTGCGCTCGGTCGACCATCGAGTCATCGGTCCGGCGGGCCCCGTCACGTTGGAGCTGCAGTCCACCTACTTCCGCGTGGTGCATGGCGAAGAGCCGGGCTACGAGGAGTGGCTCGAGCGCGTCTAGCGCTCACACCGCCAACCAACCGCCGAGGAGACGCCCGTGGTCATGCTCTACGACACCACGCTTCGGGACGGCACGCAGCGAGAGGGAATGTCGCTGTCGGTCGAGGATAAGCTGCGCATAGCGGCCAAGCTCGACCTGCTCGGCGTGCACTACATCGAGGGCGGCTTTCCCGGCTCGAACCCCAAGGACATCGAGTTCTTTGAGCGCGCCAAGTCGCTCAAGCTGGAGCAAGCGGTGATCTCGGCGTTCGGGTCGACGCGGCGCAAAGGCGTCTCGGCGGCTGAGGACCCCGGGCTGGCGGCGCTGCTCGACACCGGGTGTCAGGCGATATGCATCGTCGGCAAGGCGTGGGACCTGCAGGTCACCGAGGCGCTCGGTGCGAGCCTTGACGAGGGCATCGAAATGGCGCGCGATTCGGTCGCATACCTCAAGTCGCAGGGCCGTACTGTCTTCTTCGACGCCGAGCACTTCTTCGACGGGTATCTGGCCAACGCCGACTACGCGGTCGCCGTGTGCGCCGCCGCCGCCGATGCTGGCGCTGACACGATCGTGCTCTGCGACACCAACGGCGGCATGTTGCCGGCTGACATCGCGCGCATCGTCACCGACGTCGCGAGTCGCGTCGCCGCGCCGCTGGGGATTCACACCCACAACGACTCAGGCTGCGCTATCGCGAACTCGCTCGTCGCGGTCGACTCCGGCTGCGTTCAGGTGCAGGGCACCGTCAACGGTTACGGCGAGCGCACCGGCAACGCGGATCTTATCGCCATCATCGGCGCGCTCGTGCTCAAGATGGGCGACGACTGCATCTCGCGCGAACAGCTTCGCCTGCTCACCGAGGTCAGCCACTTCGTCGCCGAGACCGCGAACCTCGCGCCCAACGCGCAGGCGCCGTACGTCGGCGTAAGCGCGTTCGCACACAAGGGCGGCCTGCACGCGAGCGCCACGGGCAAACTCGCCGGCGCCTACGAGCACGTCGATCCTGCGGCGGTGGGTAACCTCGCGCGCGTGGTCGTGAGTGAACTCGCGGGTCGCGCATCGTTGACGATGAAAGCCGCCGAACTCGGCATCGACCTTTCGGGTGAGCAGGCTGCAGCCGTTCTCGACGACATCAAGGAGCTCGAGCACGGTGGCTACAGCTTCGAGGCCGCCGACGCGTCGCTCGCGATCCTGCTCCGTAAGCGCCTCGGTACGTACGAGCCCGCGTTCACGCTCGAGTCGTTCCGAGTCATCGCCGACAAGCGCGACGACGGCCGCGTCGCCACCGAGGCGACCATCAAGATTCACGTCGGCGGACACCGCTACATCGCGACCGCCGAGGGCAACGGCCCGGTCAACGCACTCGATAAGGCGCTGCGCATCGCAATCGGGCGCTTCTACCCGCAGCTGGCCGGAATCACGCTCGACGACTACAAGGTGCGCGTGCTCGAGGACAAGAAGGGCACCGGAGCGGTGACCCGCGTTCTCATCGAGACGAAGAACGCCGAGACGAGCTGGGGCACCGTGGGCGTCTCGGAGAACATCATCGAGGCATCGTGGGAAGCGCTGGTCGACTCAGTCGAGTACGGCCTGGCTACGGCACCTGACGACGCCGCGCCAGCGGCCGAATAAGAGAGTTCGCAGGACATCGCCCGTGCGCATGGAACCTCACAACGGGGAGGAATCAATCGCGCTAATCCGGGGGAGTGGAATGCGAGTCGTGCGTCTCATGCACGAAGGCGACTGCCGATACGGCCTTGCCGACGATTCCATGATCACGCTGATCAGCGACGAACCGTTCGCAGCGTGGGAGCCCGAGGGCGTCATCGCGCTTAACGAGGCGCACCTGCTCGCCCCCGTCTCGCCCACGAAGGTGGTTTGCGTGGGGCTCAACTACAAGAATCACATCGCCGAGATGGGGCATGAGACCCCGGCTCAGCCGGTCATCTTCGTGAAGCCCTCCACCGCAGTCATCGGCCCCGGCCACCCTATAGCGATTCCGGACGGGGTCGGGCGCGTCGATTACGAGGGGGAGCTCGGTATCGTCATTGGTCGCAGAACACACCGAGCCAGCGCGTCCCAGGCGGCCGACAACGTGCTCGGTCTGTGTTGCGGCAACGATGTGACCGCGCGCGACATCCAGAAGACCGATGGGCAGTGGACGCGCGCGAAGGGTTTCGATGGGTTCTGTCCTATCGGCCCGTGGGTCGCAACCGATGTCAGCCCGGACGATCTGCTCCTTGAGACGCTCGTCAACGGCCGGGTGGTGCAATCC containing:
- a CDS encoding branched-chain amino acid transaminase gives rise to the protein MTLPAVDKIWMDGELVDWDKAQVHVLTHALHYGSGVFEGIRCYATPDGPAVFRLTEHMERFERSAKMLFMELGYSVDQMVEVVKDTIRVNDLPSCYIRPIAFRGYGIMGLDPIPAPVSVSVACWPWETYMGEEALREGVDVGISSWRQRGINSMPPAIKATGNYLNSSFARIEANQHGYNEAILLNEQGKVTEGTGENLFIVRDGVISTPPVSDGLLEGITRDTIMQLAVDLDYDIVEESLVRTDLYTCDEMFMTGSAAEVVPVRSVDHRVIGPAGPVTLELQSTYFRVVHGEEPGYEEWLERV
- a CDS encoding citramalate synthase translates to MLYDTTLRDGTQREGMSLSVEDKLRIAAKLDLLGVHYIEGGFPGSNPKDIEFFERAKSLKLEQAVISAFGSTRRKGVSAAEDPGLAALLDTGCQAICIVGKAWDLQVTEALGASLDEGIEMARDSVAYLKSQGRTVFFDAEHFFDGYLANADYAVAVCAAAADAGADTIVLCDTNGGMLPADIARIVTDVASRVAAPLGIHTHNDSGCAIANSLVAVDSGCVQVQGTVNGYGERTGNADLIAIIGALVLKMGDDCISREQLRLLTEVSHFVAETANLAPNAQAPYVGVSAFAHKGGLHASATGKLAGAYEHVDPAAVGNLARVVVSELAGRASLTMKAAELGIDLSGEQAAAVLDDIKELEHGGYSFEAADASLAILLRKRLGTYEPAFTLESFRVIADKRDDGRVATEATIKIHVGGHRYIATAEGNGPVNALDKALRIAIGRFYPQLAGITLDDYKVRVLEDKKGTGAVTRVLIETKNAETSWGTVGVSENIIEASWEALVDSVEYGLATAPDDAAPAAE
- a CDS encoding fumarylacetoacetate hydrolase family protein produces the protein MRVVRLMHEGDCRYGLADDSMITLISDEPFAAWEPEGVIALNEAHLLAPVSPTKVVCVGLNYKNHIAEMGHETPAQPVIFVKPSTAVIGPGHPIAIPDGVGRVDYEGELGIVIGRRTHRASASQAADNVLGLCCGNDVTARDIQKTDGQWTRAKGFDGFCPIGPWVATDVSPDDLLLETLVNGRVVQSARTSDMLFHPFELVSFVSNVMTLVPGDVVLTGTPGGIGPIVPGDTVEVRIEGVGVLSNPVVDSAHETADGS